The proteins below are encoded in one region of Sporosarcina sp. FSL K6-1508:
- a CDS encoding ABC transporter permease, giving the protein MTFRQFAYRNVIRNRRVYAAFLMASVFSVMVFFLYSMLLFHPSIEDRFVQGIAFMGMGIAEIILYIFTVFFLFYSMRAFLQARSKEFGILLHLGMAKRQLNRLIFLETMIIGVASIVAGTILGYMFSKFFFMIIREIVLLPALPLYLSWEPFALTIGAFMSLFILISYVAPVFIRTGEVADLIQGDISSQGAYGYSKVRGYLGLIFLGMSYVMAASTSNSVVIGLLFFLPPLATIGTFYFFTDSLPLLLHKLRNRKRLYWHQFWLLSISEGAVRLRENARMFFIVTMVSTIAFMSVGILASLTSFASQYRETHPLGLVYKSTQKNELERKHIAKLVDELDTERIDYSLIRFQVLEQTSSFTENPVAILKSSNVNMLAHSFGYPAMDLEEGEAVFLPPSASSFDQLKDRTVKTLLEESNVSIQIEGAYPHQLFSAYSIATNAIILNDADYDKVFESGFTEGFKAFSYYAFNVPDWQQTKVIGLSIEAKVSESFLAGDSGELPYSFENPGLNYSVIRTTFSLLLFIGLLLAAVFFLAAGSFIYFRLYTSLESDRKQFDVLRRMGITDREFKKIVNRQLIPQFFFPWGVAFVHSSFAFLSLQVIWDALAEISIVKELVLVLAGFTLMQIFYFYLIRWRYLAHIKA; this is encoded by the coding sequence ATGACCTTTCGTCAGTTCGCTTACCGTAATGTCATTCGAAATAGACGGGTCTACGCTGCATTTTTAATGGCGAGCGTTTTTTCAGTTATGGTATTTTTTCTCTATTCCATGCTACTGTTCCATCCGTCCATAGAAGATCGGTTTGTGCAGGGGATTGCGTTTATGGGCATGGGCATAGCTGAAATCATTTTGTATATTTTCACTGTGTTTTTCCTGTTTTATTCGATGCGTGCATTTTTACAAGCACGATCGAAGGAATTTGGCATATTGCTCCACTTAGGTATGGCGAAGCGGCAATTGAACCGTCTTATTTTCTTGGAGACAATGATTATTGGAGTTGCCTCGATTGTAGCGGGGACGATTCTAGGGTATATGTTTTCGAAATTCTTTTTCATGATTATCAGGGAAATTGTACTCTTACCGGCTTTGCCACTTTATTTATCATGGGAACCATTTGCACTGACAATAGGTGCTTTCATGAGTCTCTTTATACTCATTTCGTACGTCGCGCCGGTCTTCATCCGGACAGGGGAAGTAGCAGATCTTATACAGGGAGATATTAGCAGCCAAGGAGCATACGGTTATTCAAAGGTCCGCGGCTATCTAGGGTTGATCTTCCTTGGCATGTCGTATGTTATGGCGGCCTCGACGTCGAATTCTGTTGTCATCGGGCTGCTCTTTTTCTTGCCGCCGCTCGCTACGATAGGGACTTTTTACTTTTTCACGGATTCATTGCCATTGCTGTTACATAAGCTTCGTAATCGAAAACGATTGTATTGGCATCAGTTCTGGCTGCTGTCAATTTCAGAAGGTGCCGTCCGGCTACGTGAAAATGCACGCATGTTTTTCATTGTAACAATGGTGTCCACGATAGCATTCATGTCAGTTGGCATACTTGCCTCGCTTACTTCGTTTGCTTCGCAATATCGAGAAACGCATCCGCTGGGTCTCGTTTACAAGAGTACACAGAAGAATGAACTTGAAAGAAAGCATATTGCAAAGCTCGTCGATGAATTAGATACAGAACGAATCGATTATTCCCTTATTAGATTCCAAGTATTGGAGCAGACCTCCTCATTTACGGAAAATCCGGTAGCGATATTGAAGTCATCTAATGTCAATATGCTTGCACATTCGTTCGGTTATCCAGCAATGGACTTGGAAGAAGGCGAAGCCGTATTTCTTCCACCGTCAGCGTCATCATTTGACCAGCTAAAGGATAGAACTGTGAAAACGCTTCTCGAAGAAAGTAATGTATCTATCCAGATAGAAGGCGCCTATCCGCACCAATTGTTTTCAGCGTATTCCATCGCGACGAACGCCATCATATTGAATGATGCAGATTATGATAAAGTGTTTGAAAGTGGATTCACTGAAGGATTTAAGGCATTTTCCTACTATGCATTCAATGTTCCAGATTGGCAACAAACAAAGGTTATCGGGCTATCCATCGAGGCGAAGGTTTCGGAATCATTCCTAGCAGGAGATTCTGGAGAGTTGCCGTATTCGTTTGAAAATCCAGGCTTAAATTATTCTGTTATCCGGACGACGTTTTCATTATTGTTGTTTATCGGATTACTGCTGGCGGCAGTATTTTTCCTAGCGGCGGGCAGTTTCATTTATTTCAGGCTCTATACTTCACTTGAGAGTGATCGTAAACAGTTTGATGTACTGCGGCGCATGGGTATTACGGATCGCGAATTCAAAAAAATCGTCAACCGGCAATTAATCCCGCAATTTTTCTTCCCATGGGGAGTCGCTTTTGTTCATAGCTCGTTTGCATTTCTCTCTTTACAAGTGATTTGGGATGCACTGGCGGAAATATCGATTGTAAAAGAATTAGTCCTTGTTCTTGCCGGGTTTACGTTGATGCAAATTTTTTATTTCTATTTAATACGTTGGCGCTATCTTGCGCATATAAAAGCATAG
- a CDS encoding ABC transporter ATP-binding protein produces the protein MKPNTIVELEEVTKIYEGKVMHRALNRLDFDVEEGEFVAVMGPSGSGKTTLLNLISTIALPTYGRLMINGIEPEVLKPNELALFRRRNLGFVFQDINLLQMLTVEENLVLPLTLDGQTVPQMEKRVAEVAARLDLSDILNRRPDELSGGQAQRTAIGRALIHKPKIILADEPTGNLDSKSAKDVLELLSHINKTEKKTVIMVTHDPIAASYCDRVLFIKDGEFFNEIYKDERRQTFFQRILNVLSLLGGNVHDLSSVRLP, from the coding sequence ATGAAACCGAACACAATCGTGGAGCTGGAGGAAGTAACGAAGATTTATGAAGGCAAAGTGATGCACCGGGCATTGAACCGTCTCGACTTTGATGTAGAGGAAGGCGAGTTCGTGGCAGTAATGGGCCCATCAGGAAGCGGAAAGACAACATTGCTGAACTTAATCTCGACGATTGCTTTGCCGACATACGGGCGCCTGATGATAAATGGAATCGAACCGGAAGTACTCAAACCAAACGAACTGGCGCTGTTTAGACGGCGCAATCTAGGATTCGTTTTTCAAGATATTAATTTGCTTCAAATGCTGACAGTTGAAGAAAATCTTGTCCTGCCACTGACGCTCGATGGACAAACCGTTCCTCAAATGGAAAAACGCGTTGCAGAAGTTGCAGCTAGGCTCGATTTGTCAGATATCTTGAATCGCAGACCCGATGAGTTATCGGGTGGACAAGCACAGCGAACAGCAATTGGCCGTGCATTGATTCATAAGCCGAAGATCATTTTGGCTGATGAACCGACGGGTAATCTCGACTCGAAGTCTGCAAAGGACGTTCTTGAATTGCTTAGTCATATTAATAAAACCGAGAAAAAGACTGTAATCATGGTGACACATGATCCCATTGCAGCGAGTTATTGCGACCGTGTGCTATTCATAAAAGACGGCGAATTTTTCAATGAAATCTACAAAGATGAAAGGCGTCAGACGTTTTTTCAACGTATTTTGAATGTCTTGTCGCTTCTCGGAGGGAATGTCCATGACCTTTCGTCAGTTCGCTTACCGTAA
- a CDS encoding sensor histidine kinase gives MKNVMLFLKDHISFLIFQGILILFMMLIYWLDGFRNVNTAIYTISMSMLLTGGYLLGKFIIRRSFYEAIIRKPEKMEDALIRYPQGPEHRQTTEFTRELYKLYQNEVQRLYAAQHRQLHFMNQWVHQMKTPISVMGLLLQEKDDLDRNSIIEEVEKIRNGLESVLVNARLETFEQDMQIERIGLKQLVQEIVTDHKRLFITNGVFPVISIDDNFLVATDVKWMKIVIGQFITNAVKYTFDEGKKVHLTAACTGHGLKLAIRDEGIGIPSSDLNRVRKAFFTGENGRLTGESTGMGLYIASEVCNRLGHPLSIESEAGNGTTVTVLFENGEAGETDETEHNRGAGGSNEDL, from the coding sequence ATGAAGAATGTGATGCTTTTTCTGAAAGACCATATATCCTTCCTTATATTTCAAGGAATTCTTATTCTGTTCATGATGCTGATATACTGGCTGGATGGTTTCAGGAATGTTAATACTGCCATCTACACGATCAGCATGAGTATGCTGTTGACCGGGGGCTACCTTCTTGGGAAATTCATTATAAGGCGTTCATTTTACGAGGCGATCATACGCAAGCCAGAAAAAATGGAAGACGCGCTTATTCGCTATCCGCAAGGCCCGGAACATCGGCAAACAACCGAATTTACTCGTGAATTGTACAAGTTATATCAAAATGAAGTACAACGGCTGTATGCGGCTCAACATCGCCAGCTTCATTTCATGAATCAGTGGGTGCATCAGATGAAAACGCCAATTTCCGTTATGGGGCTTCTGTTGCAGGAAAAAGATGATTTGGACCGCAACAGCATCATTGAAGAAGTCGAAAAAATAAGGAACGGCCTCGAATCTGTGCTCGTCAATGCACGGCTTGAGACATTTGAACAGGATATGCAAATCGAACGGATCGGCTTGAAACAATTGGTGCAAGAAATCGTAACGGATCATAAGCGGCTATTCATTACAAATGGCGTGTTTCCGGTTATTTCAATCGATGACAACTTTCTTGTTGCCACCGATGTGAAATGGATGAAAATCGTCATTGGGCAGTTCATTACCAATGCGGTGAAATATACGTTTGATGAAGGAAAGAAGGTTCATTTAACCGCAGCTTGTACAGGTCATGGGCTGAAACTGGCGATTCGGGATGAAGGAATCGGTATCCCTTCTTCAGATTTGAACCGCGTGAGAAAAGCGTTCTTCACGGGTGAAAATGGCAGGCTGACGGGTGAATCGACCGGTATGGGTCTTTATATTGCGTCGGAAGTCTGCAATCGGCTTGGCCATCCGCTATCAATCGAATCAGAGGCGGGAAATGGGACAACAGTGACAGTGTTGTTTGAAAACGGAGAGGCAGGAGAGACGGATGAAACCGAACACAATCGTGGAGCTGGAGGAAGTAACGAAGATTTATGA
- a CDS encoding response regulator transcription factor, whose translation MENHRIFIVEDDKKIAQLLADTLRKYQYDVAIVEDFERVTEESLAFNPHLILLDINLPSYDGYYWCRQLRQHTTCPILFISARSGDMDQVFALENGGDDFITKPFHYEIVLAKIRSHLRRTFGEYAPNQSERTVKIGALNLYIERMELHIKENIVPLQKKECVILELLMDAVPKVVSRESLLEELWDDQSFVDENTLNVNMTRVRKKLADYGVLSTIETVRGAGYRFVLASEES comes from the coding sequence ATGGAAAACCATCGTATATTCATAGTTGAGGACGATAAGAAAATCGCGCAATTATTAGCAGACACGCTCAGGAAATACCAATACGACGTTGCAATCGTCGAAGATTTCGAACGAGTCACCGAAGAAAGCCTTGCATTTAATCCGCATCTCATTCTACTTGATATTAATCTGCCTTCTTATGACGGCTATTATTGGTGCCGTCAACTTCGTCAACATACTACGTGTCCTATACTATTCATTTCCGCACGATCTGGTGACATGGACCAAGTATTTGCGCTGGAAAATGGCGGCGATGATTTCATAACGAAACCTTTTCATTATGAAATCGTCCTTGCAAAAATAAGAAGTCATCTGCGCAGAACATTTGGTGAATATGCTCCGAATCAATCCGAACGTACCGTGAAAATCGGAGCGCTTAATCTATACATCGAGCGGATGGAACTGCATATTAAAGAAAATATTGTGCCATTGCAGAAAAAGGAGTGTGTCATCCTTGAATTGTTGATGGATGCTGTACCGAAAGTTGTTTCCCGGGAAAGTTTATTGGAAGAATTATGGGACGACCAGTCATTTGTCGATGAAAATACGTTAAATGTTAATATGACACGCGTACGGAAAAAACTTGCCGATTACGGGGTTTTATCTACTATTGAAACTGTGCGTGGCGCAGGTTATCGCTTCGTATTGGCATCGGAGGAATCATGA
- a CDS encoding lipoate--protein ligase — protein sequence MHFIDNKGITDPHINLAIEEYVLKNMDIDKDSFLLFYINEPSIIVGKNQNTVEEIDTEYVEANGIHVVRRLSGGGAVYHDLGNLNYSFLTKDDGESFRNFKKVTEPVVQALAEMGVKAELLGRNDILVEGRKVSGNAQFSTNGRMFSHGTLMFDTEIERVVSALKVRKDKIESKGIKSIRSRVANISEFLKEPMTIEQFRMEILKSIFGGEEKIQYLELTDEDWDNIRKLSAERYANWDWNYGKSPKFNMQHSHRFPVGGIDVRIQVKKGIMEDVNIFGDFFGVGEVAVIEESLTGVQYERQAISEALASIDIPTYLGGITKEEFLQLIY from the coding sequence ATGCATTTTATTGATAATAAAGGAATTACAGATCCGCATATCAATTTAGCAATCGAGGAATACGTTCTTAAGAATATGGATATTGATAAAGATTCATTTTTGCTATTCTATATTAACGAGCCATCCATCATCGTCGGCAAAAACCAGAATACAGTGGAAGAGATCGATACGGAATACGTGGAAGCAAACGGTATTCATGTTGTTCGTCGTCTATCTGGCGGGGGTGCTGTCTACCATGATCTTGGCAACCTGAATTACAGTTTTCTTACCAAAGATGATGGCGAGTCGTTCCGCAACTTCAAAAAGGTGACAGAACCAGTTGTTCAAGCACTCGCAGAAATGGGCGTCAAAGCAGAACTACTAGGCCGTAATGATATTCTTGTTGAGGGACGTAAAGTTTCAGGCAACGCACAGTTTTCAACAAATGGCCGTATGTTCAGTCACGGGACGCTCATGTTTGATACAGAAATCGAACGTGTCGTTTCAGCACTTAAAGTACGAAAAGACAAAATTGAATCAAAAGGCATCAAATCGATTCGTAGCCGTGTCGCGAATATTTCTGAATTTCTCAAAGAGCCAATGACAATTGAACAGTTCAGGATGGAAATACTGAAATCGATTTTCGGCGGGGAAGAAAAGATTCAATATTTGGAGCTGACAGATGAGGACTGGGACAACATCCGCAAACTTTCTGCAGAGCGTTATGCAAACTGGGATTGGAATTACGGCAAATCACCGAAGTTCAATATGCAACACTCACACAGATTCCCGGTAGGCGGCATCGATGTCCGGATCCAAGTGAAAAAAGGCATCATGGAAGACGTCAATATTTTCGGCGACTTTTTCGGTGTCGGGGAAGTAGCAGTCATCGAAGAAAGCTTGACTGGCGTCCAGTATGAAAGACAGGCAATCAGTGAAGCCCTCGCTTCAATCGATATTCCGACATATCTAGGAGGAATTACGAAAGAAGAATTCCTTCAATTGATTTATTGA
- the yhfH gene encoding protein YhfH yields the protein MIENVIEFFKNLPAKVCTSCGKEIEEQHECYGNKCDNCNIL from the coding sequence ATGATTGAGAATGTCATCGAGTTTTTCAAAAACTTGCCTGCGAAGGTTTGTACATCATGCGGTAAGGAAATCGAAGAACAGCATGAGTGCTACGGCAACAAATGCGACAACTGTAATATCTTGTGA
- the yhfH gene encoding protein YhfH: MLENVIDFFKNLPAKICTSCGKEIEEQHECYGNKCDDCNIL, encoded by the coding sequence ATGCTTGAAAATGTGATCGATTTTTTCAAAAACCTACCTGCTAAAATTTGTACATCATGTGGTAAGGAAATCGAAGAGCAACATGAATGCTACGGCAACAAATGCGACGATTGCAATATCCTATAA
- a CDS encoding glycerophosphodiester phosphodiesterase family protein, producing the protein MKRYIWGLICAVLLLTGCTKGEAEEGLMPSDDFLIIAHRGASAYVPENTLASYGLAEELDADYIELDIHLTKDGQLAVMHDADISGTTEANGEIGALTLAELKELSANFRREDEKKKAVDGPSEEFAVPTLSEVFGQFGNNMNFIVELKDPKDYPGIEEKLVDALKEYDMIGFDEDSHPKVAIQSFSKKGLKRVHELNADIPLLQLISFDEDEEAKLSKKELDELLTYASGMGVSYEALTAPFIKKMHEKGLAVYAYTIIDAETALQLKAIGANGIHTDRPDILDK; encoded by the coding sequence ATGAAAAGATACATATGGGGACTAATTTGTGCTGTGTTGCTATTGACGGGTTGCACCAAAGGAGAAGCAGAGGAAGGGCTAATGCCAAGTGATGATTTTCTCATCATCGCCCATCGTGGCGCATCAGCTTATGTGCCGGAAAACACGCTGGCATCTTATGGATTGGCGGAAGAGCTTGACGCCGACTATATTGAACTAGACATACATTTGACAAAAGACGGACAACTTGCCGTCATGCATGACGCAGATATATCCGGTACGACAGAAGCCAACGGGGAAATCGGTGCATTAACACTCGCTGAGTTGAAGGAACTCTCCGCGAACTTTCGACGTGAGGATGAAAAGAAAAAAGCTGTAGATGGTCCATCCGAAGAATTTGCAGTGCCTACACTCAGTGAAGTGTTCGGTCAATTCGGGAACAATATGAATTTCATCGTAGAGTTAAAGGATCCGAAAGACTATCCGGGAATCGAAGAAAAACTGGTCGATGCATTGAAAGAGTATGACATGATCGGATTTGATGAGGACAGCCATCCGAAAGTGGCAATCCAATCTTTCAGCAAAAAAGGGTTAAAACGTGTGCATGAATTAAATGCAGATATCCCGCTTTTACAACTCATTTCATTTGATGAGGATGAAGAGGCGAAACTGTCAAAAAAAGAACTGGATGAACTGTTGACATACGCATCAGGGATGGGTGTAAGCTATGAAGCATTGACGGCGCCTTTTATAAAGAAAATGCATGAAAAAGGGCTCGCAGTTTACGCGTATACGATTATCGATGCTGAAACAGCGTTACAACTGAAAGCAATCGGAGCAAATGGCATTCACACAGACCGTCCTGACATACTGGATAAGTAA
- the hemY gene encoding protoporphyrinogen oxidase, with amino-acid sequence MNGQNKKVVIVGGGITGLSAAFYMQKEAREKGLPLDVILVEASNRLGGKIQTVRRNGFVIERGPDSFLIRKKSVGVLAEDLGIEGDLVRNATGQAYVLVGGELHPIPGGSVMGIPTKIGPFLKTGLFSWAGKLRVAGDFVLPRSSVKGDQSLGGFFRRRFGGEIVENLIEPLLSGVYAGDIDHMSLESTYPQFYAVEKKHRSLILGMKKTTPKQVPQKDGHGAKKEGVFHTFRNGLETIVEAMEQQLEPDSVMKGVRIDAIEGPESAGEKTVLEMNDGRKIEADAVILTTGHEMAGRLFAPHGLLQDLREIPTTSVATIALAFPEEHVVQDKEGTGFLVSRSSDYSITACTWTHRKWPTTTPDGKVLIRAFVGRVGDEAIVDLPDAEIEKIVLSDLGKIIEIKGEPDFTVVTRWKKDRPQYRVGHKQRIAEARAELKSKFPQVKLAGASYNGVGLPDCIDQGRAAVKEVLDDLFD; translated from the coding sequence ATGAACGGACAAAACAAGAAAGTCGTCATCGTCGGGGGAGGAATTACGGGCCTCTCCGCGGCGTTCTATATGCAGAAAGAAGCACGCGAAAAAGGCCTCCCGCTCGATGTCATCCTTGTCGAAGCATCGAACCGACTTGGCGGCAAGATCCAGACAGTGAGACGAAACGGTTTTGTCATTGAGCGTGGTCCGGATTCATTCCTTATCCGCAAGAAAAGTGTAGGTGTCCTTGCAGAAGATCTCGGCATCGAAGGAGATCTAGTTAGAAATGCAACAGGACAAGCGTACGTACTTGTAGGGGGCGAACTGCATCCAATTCCAGGCGGATCGGTTATGGGGATTCCTACGAAAATCGGTCCTTTTTTGAAAACAGGATTGTTTTCATGGGCTGGAAAACTGCGCGTAGCCGGTGATTTTGTTCTCCCGCGCTCAAGCGTCAAAGGCGATCAGTCGCTCGGCGGTTTTTTCCGAAGACGTTTTGGCGGTGAAATCGTTGAGAACTTGATCGAACCATTACTATCAGGCGTTTACGCAGGCGATATCGACCATATGAGCTTGGAATCGACATATCCACAGTTTTACGCAGTGGAAAAGAAACACCGAAGCCTTATTCTTGGGATGAAAAAAACAACACCGAAACAAGTGCCGCAGAAGGATGGACACGGCGCTAAAAAAGAAGGCGTCTTCCATACGTTCCGCAATGGGCTTGAAACAATTGTTGAAGCAATGGAGCAGCAACTTGAACCGGACTCCGTCATGAAAGGCGTCCGGATTGATGCAATCGAGGGACCAGAAAGTGCCGGAGAAAAAACGGTTCTTGAAATGAATGACGGCCGAAAAATTGAAGCAGATGCAGTTATTCTCACGACGGGGCATGAAATGGCGGGCCGCTTGTTCGCGCCGCACGGATTATTGCAAGATCTGAGAGAAATACCGACAACATCTGTTGCTACAATCGCCTTGGCTTTTCCTGAAGAACATGTAGTACAGGACAAAGAAGGAACCGGTTTCCTTGTCTCGAGGAGCAGCGATTATTCAATTACAGCATGCACATGGACACATCGGAAATGGCCTACGACAACGCCGGATGGAAAGGTACTTATCCGTGCATTTGTAGGCCGAGTAGGCGACGAAGCGATTGTCGACTTACCTGATGCTGAAATCGAGAAGATTGTTCTTTCGGACCTCGGTAAAATCATTGAAATAAAAGGAGAGCCGGATTTCACGGTTGTCACCCGCTGGAAAAAAGACCGGCCGCAATACCGGGTTGGCCACAAACAGCGAATTGCAGAAGCACGTGCGGAACTTAAGTCGAAGTTTCCACAAGTGAAATTAGCCGGCGCATCTTATAATGGCGTCGGATTACCCGATTGCATTGATCAGGGAAGAGCCGCGGTGAAAGAAGTGCTGGACGATTTATTTGATTGA
- the hemH gene encoding ferrochelatase: MTKKQMGLLVMAYGTPNKEEDIESYYTHIRHGRPPAPEQLEDLRNRYEAIGGISPLARITEDQANTLCNRLNEVQDDIEFKVYIGLKHIAPFIEDAVEKMHEDGITEAVSIVLAPHFSTFSVKSYNGRTKEEADKHGIAITSVESWYKQPKFIEYWADKVRGTYESMSDEERAGACLIVSAHSLPEKIIANGDPYPEQLKETADLIAAAAGVKTYELGWQSAGQTPEPWLGPDVQDLTRDLHNEKGYTTFVYTPVGFVSDHLEVLFDNDYECKVVCDEIGASYYRPEMPNIDPLFVDAMVAAVFEKMEEA; encoded by the coding sequence TATTATACGCATATCCGGCACGGTCGCCCGCCAGCACCCGAACAATTGGAGGATCTTCGCAATCGTTATGAGGCAATTGGTGGGATTTCCCCGCTTGCTAGGATTACCGAAGACCAGGCAAATACGCTTTGCAATCGTCTGAATGAAGTGCAGGATGACATTGAATTTAAGGTCTATATCGGGTTGAAACATATTGCACCATTTATTGAGGATGCGGTAGAAAAAATGCATGAAGACGGTATAACAGAAGCGGTCTCAATTGTACTGGCACCACACTTCTCGACGTTTTCTGTCAAATCATACAACGGTCGCACGAAAGAAGAGGCCGACAAGCACGGCATCGCAATTACTTCTGTCGAAAGCTGGTACAAACAGCCGAAGTTTATTGAATACTGGGCTGATAAAGTACGCGGTACATACGAAAGTATGAGTGATGAAGAACGGGCGGGCGCATGCCTGATTGTGTCAGCGCATTCCTTGCCTGAAAAGATTATTGCGAACGGCGATCCATATCCGGAGCAGTTGAAAGAGACGGCTGATTTAATAGCTGCGGCTGCAGGTGTGAAAACCTACGAACTAGGCTGGCAAAGCGCAGGGCAAACACCTGAACCATGGCTTGGCCCGGACGTTCAAGACTTGACGCGTGACTTGCATAATGAAAAAGGATATACAACATTTGTGTATACGCCAGTCGGGTTTGTTTCCGACCATCTCGAAGTACTATTTGACAACGACTATGAATGCAAAGTCGTTTGTGATGAAATCGGTGCTTCCTATTATCGCCCCGAAATGCCGAACATCGATCCGCTATTCGTGGATGCGATGGTAGCAGCGGTATTCGAAAAGATGGAAGAAGCCTAA